A single genomic interval of Spinacia oleracea cultivar Varoflay chromosome 6, BTI_SOV_V1, whole genome shotgun sequence harbors:
- the LOC130464003 gene encoding uncharacterized protein produces MFFVIFAICSMSGDTSSSSTEGEASDCMMQPRVVSSRPMRWESTYRAVRASQRARNDSSSPPLESRGGLHPEDEPPWLGPIEYYGIDLHHDLGHHVVSRFRAGRAELDTSCRPYGWVCLCGAFGEAGRINSRVGGGMPLLSERVLFREVVGSNASRRFLRLFLEWWWDTTKTFHFPWGEITITPEDYTALTGLSFTGTSIHNIRDAYIPSQKTVRECIGEELAVEVAKYGGKGMPYSLMVDVLAKVRPSGASARAMLVSLPTILEFDNFVEPFRAGGSLADSIGGGAIRDGFVFLGRGSQCEPD; encoded by the coding sequence ATGTTTTTCGTAATTTTTGCAATATGTAGTATGTCAGGTGATACCTCTTCGTCCTCTACTGAGGGGGAGGCTTCAGATTGCATGATGCAGCCACGAGTGGTCTCTTCTCGTCCGATGAGATGGGAGTCTACTTATCGGGCTGTTCGGGCATCTCAGAGGGCAAGGAATGACTCTTCGTCTCCTCCATTGGAGTCTAGAGGGGGCCTTCACCCCGAGGATGAGCCACCTTGGTTGGGCCCAATTGAGTATTACGGGATCGACCTTCACCATGACTTGGGGCATCACGTGGTGTCCCGGTTTCGTGCCGGTAGGGCTGAGCTGGATACGTCTTGTCGACCTTATGGGTGGGTCTGTCTTTGTGGAGCATTTGGAGAAGCTGGACGGATAAACTCGCGGGTTGGTGGAGGGATGCCCCTTCTCTCCGAACGTGTGCTTTTTCGGGAGGTGGTGGGCTCTAACGCGTCTAGGCGGTTCTTGCGCTTGTTTCTGgaatggtggtgggataccaccaaaaCTTTTCACTTTCCTTGGGGGGAGATCACTATTACCCCTGAGGACTACACTGCCCTTACGGGTCTGTCCTTCACGGGCACCTCGATTCACAACATCAGAGATGCATATATACCGTCGCAGAAAACGGTTAGAGAGTGTATCGGGGAGGAGTTGGCCGTGGAGGTGGCCAAGTATGGAGGGAAGGGGATGCCTTACTCCTTGATGGTGGATGTTTTGGCGAAGGTCCGCCCTTCGGGTGCCTCTGCTAGGGCTATGCTCGTATCTTTACCTACTATTCTTGAGTTCGACAATTTTGTCGAACCGTTCCGAGCAGGTGGATCCTTGGCTGATTCCATTGGTGGGGGAGCTATTCGAGATGGGTTCGTTTTTCTGGGGCGAGGCAGCCAATGCGAACCTGATTAG